A single Gasterosteus aculeatus chromosome 2, fGasAcu3.hap1.1, whole genome shotgun sequence DNA region contains:
- the LOC120814962 gene encoding uncharacterized protein LOC120814962 isoform X2, with amino-acid sequence MAAQVCAMLLLCALSCGSGPDLERGRTALQRVRNLAAQSEYGGCWARALEHLDTRCRDMTSDIQSRMALSFAFCHLSSSGRVFPSCPAGSEVSRCTAGMDAVAFNTYTEFFTHAHSICHFLQSDTWQSRAEDTMHRLTESSADVAEQLQSTRQMAEELIDAQTAALQVQKDILNNGDELRVTLRDSTQGLRVVFSELSTASRQQQVALSELFNRVSFLQSFLLMEAQSLSSCCYNAGALCTSFLVTSTQRSSRARLLLLTLVFVNFYLERRIYLSVISSDHAEHKHMELVGVYVSVLRRLMVCVAVCVLLYVCVTFRDPLQQSLQLLQQLRETQKSLQEALQHAEALGEQQKKNQLTVKRRPERRREEVEREEMCSSLLSLTEDQPDRSHLPHAGWSTERRLRSTVTNTHNASAQSPSNQKASVRSCRRSRGSASSPLVYSILVEENEPRYSLRSRSEAR; translated from the exons ATGGCGGCTCAGGTGTGtgcgatgctgctgctgtgcgcGCTCTCCTGCGGTTCCGGTCCGGACTTGGAGCGCGGGAGGACGGCGCTGCAGCGCGTGCGAAACCTCGCGGCCCAGTCCGAATACGGAGGGTGTTGGGCGCGAGCTCTGGAGCACCTGGACACGCGCTGCAGGGATATGACGTCAGATATCCAGAGCCGGATGGCGCTGAGCTTCGCGTTCTGTCACCTGAGCAG CTCTGGCAGGGTTTTCCCATCATGCCctgcagggtcagaggtcagtagGTGTACCGCCGGTATGGACGCTGTGGCCTTTAACACCTACACAGAGTTCTTCACCCACGCTCACTCCATCTGTCACTTCCTGCAGTCTGACACCTGGCAGAGCCGGGCTGAGGACACCATGCACAG gtTGACTGAGAGCTCAGCAGATGTAGCTGAACAGCTTCAGTCCACCAGGCAGATGGCTGAGGAGTTAATCGATGCACAGACTGCTGCCTTACAGGTGCAGAAGGACATCCTAAACAACGGAGATGAGCTGAGGGTCACCCTGAGAGACTCCACCCAGG GCCTTCGGGTGGTGTTCTCTGAGCTCAGCACTGCCTCCAGACAGCAGCAGGTGGCGCTCTCTGAACTCTTCAACAGAGTTTCTTTCCTGCAGAGCTTTCTGCTAATGGAAGCTCAAAGTTTGAGCTCCTGCTGCTACAATGCCGGTGCTCTGTGCACCTCCTTCCTCGTCACCTCCACCCAGCGCTCCTCTCGAGCCAG ATTGCTGCTGTTGACTCTGGTGTTTGTGAACTTTTACCTGGAGAGGAGGATCTACCTGAGTGTGATAAGCTCTGACCACGCTGAGCACAAACACATG gagCTGGttggtgtgtatgtgagtgtgttgcGGCGCCTAATGGTGTGTGTAGCGGTGTGTGTcctgctgtatgtgtgtgttaccttCAGAGATCCTCTACAGCAGAgtcttcagctcctgcagcaaCTCAGAGAGACTCAGAAGAGcctgcaggaggcgctgcagcacGCAG AGGCTTTGggggagcagcagaagaagaatcaGCTGACTGTGAAG AGGAggccggagaggagaagagaggaagtaGAAAGAGAAGAGATGTGCAGTTCCTTGTTGTCTCTAACCGAAGACCAACCGGACCGGTCTCACCTCCCACATGCTG GTTGGAGTACTGAGAGAAGGCTACGCAGTACAGTAACCAATACCCACAATGCCTCAGCGCAGAGTCCCTCCAACCAGAAGGCTTCTGTGAGGTCATGCAGGCGTTCCCGTGGCTCTGCCTCCTCCCCGCTGGTCTACAGCATCCTCGTGGAGGAAAACGAG CCTCGCTACAGCCTGAGGAGCAGATCGGAGGCTCGCTGA
- the LOC120814962 gene encoding uncharacterized protein LOC120814962 isoform X1, whose protein sequence is MAAQVCAMLLLCALSCGSGPDLERGRTALQRVRNLAAQSEYGGCWARALEHLDTRCRDMTSDIQSRMALSFAFCHLSSSGRVFPSCPAGSEVSRCTAGMDAVAFNTYTEFFTHAHSICHFLQSDTWQSRAEDTMHRLTESSADVAEQLQSTRQMAEELIDAQTAALQVQKDILNNGDELRVTLRDSTQGLRVVFSELSTASRQQQVALSELFNRVSFLQSFLLMEAQSLSSCCYNAGALCTSFLVTSTQRSSRASPVAPPRLLHLQPGRPSSSPPSAKLLLLTLVFVNFYLERRIYLSVISSDHAEHKHMELVGVYVSVLRRLMVCVAVCVLLYVCVTFRDPLQQSLQLLQQLRETQKSLQEALQHAEALGEQQKKNQLTVKRRPERRREEVEREEMCSSLLSLTEDQPDRSHLPHAGWSTERRLRSTVTNTHNASAQSPSNQKASVRSCRRSRGSASSPLVYSILVEENEPRYSLRSRSEAR, encoded by the exons ATGGCGGCTCAGGTGTGtgcgatgctgctgctgtgcgcGCTCTCCTGCGGTTCCGGTCCGGACTTGGAGCGCGGGAGGACGGCGCTGCAGCGCGTGCGAAACCTCGCGGCCCAGTCCGAATACGGAGGGTGTTGGGCGCGAGCTCTGGAGCACCTGGACACGCGCTGCAGGGATATGACGTCAGATATCCAGAGCCGGATGGCGCTGAGCTTCGCGTTCTGTCACCTGAGCAG CTCTGGCAGGGTTTTCCCATCATGCCctgcagggtcagaggtcagtagGTGTACCGCCGGTATGGACGCTGTGGCCTTTAACACCTACACAGAGTTCTTCACCCACGCTCACTCCATCTGTCACTTCCTGCAGTCTGACACCTGGCAGAGCCGGGCTGAGGACACCATGCACAG gtTGACTGAGAGCTCAGCAGATGTAGCTGAACAGCTTCAGTCCACCAGGCAGATGGCTGAGGAGTTAATCGATGCACAGACTGCTGCCTTACAGGTGCAGAAGGACATCCTAAACAACGGAGATGAGCTGAGGGTCACCCTGAGAGACTCCACCCAGG GCCTTCGGGTGGTGTTCTCTGAGCTCAGCACTGCCTCCAGACAGCAGCAGGTGGCGCTCTCTGAACTCTTCAACAGAGTTTCTTTCCTGCAGAGCTTTCTGCTAATGGAAGCTCAAAGTTTGAGCTCCTGCTGCTACAATGCCGGTGCTCTGTGCACCTCCTTCCTCGTCACCTCCACCCAGCGCTCCTCTCGAGCCAG CCCAGTTGctcctccccgtctcctccaccttcagccagGTAGaccttcctcctcacctccttcagCAAA ATTGCTGCTGTTGACTCTGGTGTTTGTGAACTTTTACCTGGAGAGGAGGATCTACCTGAGTGTGATAAGCTCTGACCACGCTGAGCACAAACACATG gagCTGGttggtgtgtatgtgagtgtgttgcGGCGCCTAATGGTGTGTGTAGCGGTGTGTGTcctgctgtatgtgtgtgttaccttCAGAGATCCTCTACAGCAGAgtcttcagctcctgcagcaaCTCAGAGAGACTCAGAAGAGcctgcaggaggcgctgcagcacGCAG AGGCTTTGggggagcagcagaagaagaatcaGCTGACTGTGAAG AGGAggccggagaggagaagagaggaagtaGAAAGAGAAGAGATGTGCAGTTCCTTGTTGTCTCTAACCGAAGACCAACCGGACCGGTCTCACCTCCCACATGCTG GTTGGAGTACTGAGAGAAGGCTACGCAGTACAGTAACCAATACCCACAATGCCTCAGCGCAGAGTCCCTCCAACCAGAAGGCTTCTGTGAGGTCATGCAGGCGTTCCCGTGGCTCTGCCTCCTCCCCGCTGGTCTACAGCATCCTCGTGGAGGAAAACGAG CCTCGCTACAGCCTGAGGAGCAGATCGGAGGCTCGCTGA
- the LOC120814962 gene encoding uncharacterized protein LOC120814962 isoform X4 yields the protein MAAQVCAMLLLCALSCGSGPDLERGRTALQRVRNLAAQSEYGGCWARALEHLDTRCRDMTSDIQSRMALSFAFCHLSSSGRVFPSCPAGSESDTWQSRAEDTMHRLTESSADVAEQLQSTRQMAEELIDAQTAALQVQKDILNNGDELRVTLRDSTQGLRVVFSELSTASRQQQVALSELFNRVSFLQSFLLMEAQSLSSCCYNAGALCTSFLVTSTQRSSRARLLLLTLVFVNFYLERRIYLSVISSDHAEHKHMELVGVYVSVLRRLMVCVAVCVLLYVCVTFRDPLQQSLQLLQQLRETQKSLQEALQHAEALGEQQKKNQLTVKRRPERRREEVEREEMCSSLLSLTEDQPDRSHLPHAGWSTERRLRSTVTNTHNASAQSPSNQKASVRSCRRSRGSASSPLVYSILVEENEPRYSLRSRSEAR from the exons ATGGCGGCTCAGGTGTGtgcgatgctgctgctgtgcgcGCTCTCCTGCGGTTCCGGTCCGGACTTGGAGCGCGGGAGGACGGCGCTGCAGCGCGTGCGAAACCTCGCGGCCCAGTCCGAATACGGAGGGTGTTGGGCGCGAGCTCTGGAGCACCTGGACACGCGCTGCAGGGATATGACGTCAGATATCCAGAGCCGGATGGCGCTGAGCTTCGCGTTCTGTCACCTGAGCAG CTCTGGCAGGGTTTTCCCATCATGCCctgcagggtcagag TCTGACACCTGGCAGAGCCGGGCTGAGGACACCATGCACAG gtTGACTGAGAGCTCAGCAGATGTAGCTGAACAGCTTCAGTCCACCAGGCAGATGGCTGAGGAGTTAATCGATGCACAGACTGCTGCCTTACAGGTGCAGAAGGACATCCTAAACAACGGAGATGAGCTGAGGGTCACCCTGAGAGACTCCACCCAGG GCCTTCGGGTGGTGTTCTCTGAGCTCAGCACTGCCTCCAGACAGCAGCAGGTGGCGCTCTCTGAACTCTTCAACAGAGTTTCTTTCCTGCAGAGCTTTCTGCTAATGGAAGCTCAAAGTTTGAGCTCCTGCTGCTACAATGCCGGTGCTCTGTGCACCTCCTTCCTCGTCACCTCCACCCAGCGCTCCTCTCGAGCCAG ATTGCTGCTGTTGACTCTGGTGTTTGTGAACTTTTACCTGGAGAGGAGGATCTACCTGAGTGTGATAAGCTCTGACCACGCTGAGCACAAACACATG gagCTGGttggtgtgtatgtgagtgtgttgcGGCGCCTAATGGTGTGTGTAGCGGTGTGTGTcctgctgtatgtgtgtgttaccttCAGAGATCCTCTACAGCAGAgtcttcagctcctgcagcaaCTCAGAGAGACTCAGAAGAGcctgcaggaggcgctgcagcacGCAG AGGCTTTGggggagcagcagaagaagaatcaGCTGACTGTGAAG AGGAggccggagaggagaagagaggaagtaGAAAGAGAAGAGATGTGCAGTTCCTTGTTGTCTCTAACCGAAGACCAACCGGACCGGTCTCACCTCCCACATGCTG GTTGGAGTACTGAGAGAAGGCTACGCAGTACAGTAACCAATACCCACAATGCCTCAGCGCAGAGTCCCTCCAACCAGAAGGCTTCTGTGAGGTCATGCAGGCGTTCCCGTGGCTCTGCCTCCTCCCCGCTGGTCTACAGCATCCTCGTGGAGGAAAACGAG CCTCGCTACAGCCTGAGGAGCAGATCGGAGGCTCGCTGA
- the LOC120814962 gene encoding uncharacterized protein LOC120814962 isoform X3 — MAAQVCAMLLLCALSCGSGPDLERGRTALQRVRNLAAQSEYGGCWARALEHLDTRCRDMTSDIQSRMALSFAFCHLSSSGRVFPSCPAGSESDTWQSRAEDTMHRLTESSADVAEQLQSTRQMAEELIDAQTAALQVQKDILNNGDELRVTLRDSTQGLRVVFSELSTASRQQQVALSELFNRVSFLQSFLLMEAQSLSSCCYNAGALCTSFLVTSTQRSSRASPVAPPRLLHLQPGRPSSSPPSAKLLLLTLVFVNFYLERRIYLSVISSDHAEHKHMELVGVYVSVLRRLMVCVAVCVLLYVCVTFRDPLQQSLQLLQQLRETQKSLQEALQHAEALGEQQKKNQLTVKRRPERRREEVEREEMCSSLLSLTEDQPDRSHLPHAGWSTERRLRSTVTNTHNASAQSPSNQKASVRSCRRSRGSASSPLVYSILVEENEPRYSLRSRSEAR, encoded by the exons ATGGCGGCTCAGGTGTGtgcgatgctgctgctgtgcgcGCTCTCCTGCGGTTCCGGTCCGGACTTGGAGCGCGGGAGGACGGCGCTGCAGCGCGTGCGAAACCTCGCGGCCCAGTCCGAATACGGAGGGTGTTGGGCGCGAGCTCTGGAGCACCTGGACACGCGCTGCAGGGATATGACGTCAGATATCCAGAGCCGGATGGCGCTGAGCTTCGCGTTCTGTCACCTGAGCAG CTCTGGCAGGGTTTTCCCATCATGCCctgcagggtcagag TCTGACACCTGGCAGAGCCGGGCTGAGGACACCATGCACAG gtTGACTGAGAGCTCAGCAGATGTAGCTGAACAGCTTCAGTCCACCAGGCAGATGGCTGAGGAGTTAATCGATGCACAGACTGCTGCCTTACAGGTGCAGAAGGACATCCTAAACAACGGAGATGAGCTGAGGGTCACCCTGAGAGACTCCACCCAGG GCCTTCGGGTGGTGTTCTCTGAGCTCAGCACTGCCTCCAGACAGCAGCAGGTGGCGCTCTCTGAACTCTTCAACAGAGTTTCTTTCCTGCAGAGCTTTCTGCTAATGGAAGCTCAAAGTTTGAGCTCCTGCTGCTACAATGCCGGTGCTCTGTGCACCTCCTTCCTCGTCACCTCCACCCAGCGCTCCTCTCGAGCCAG CCCAGTTGctcctccccgtctcctccaccttcagccagGTAGaccttcctcctcacctccttcagCAAA ATTGCTGCTGTTGACTCTGGTGTTTGTGAACTTTTACCTGGAGAGGAGGATCTACCTGAGTGTGATAAGCTCTGACCACGCTGAGCACAAACACATG gagCTGGttggtgtgtatgtgagtgtgttgcGGCGCCTAATGGTGTGTGTAGCGGTGTGTGTcctgctgtatgtgtgtgttaccttCAGAGATCCTCTACAGCAGAgtcttcagctcctgcagcaaCTCAGAGAGACTCAGAAGAGcctgcaggaggcgctgcagcacGCAG AGGCTTTGggggagcagcagaagaagaatcaGCTGACTGTGAAG AGGAggccggagaggagaagagaggaagtaGAAAGAGAAGAGATGTGCAGTTCCTTGTTGTCTCTAACCGAAGACCAACCGGACCGGTCTCACCTCCCACATGCTG GTTGGAGTACTGAGAGAAGGCTACGCAGTACAGTAACCAATACCCACAATGCCTCAGCGCAGAGTCCCTCCAACCAGAAGGCTTCTGTGAGGTCATGCAGGCGTTCCCGTGGCTCTGCCTCCTCCCCGCTGGTCTACAGCATCCTCGTGGAGGAAAACGAG CCTCGCTACAGCCTGAGGAGCAGATCGGAGGCTCGCTGA